Part of the Archocentrus centrarchus isolate MPI-CPG fArcCen1 chromosome 4, fArcCen1, whole genome shotgun sequence genome is shown below.
TGCATTTACTAAAAATCTAGATTGACTTAGTttttaccataataatgccaatcagaggaagtgacagtattctcagtggtttatatttattataattttagcatttcttattcctggtacTTGCTTAGCCATTTCCTTCTGAATTGATATGGTGAGTAAAGTCAGTAAGGCTCATATTccccccattaagatctactgaaaCTTGGTAATTATGTGCTCTAGAACTTGTGCTTCCAGCAGAAGTACCACCTAAAGgttctactgccaggaggctgaggggcagCACTGACAGCTGACggtatttttatctttatttgttAACAACAGTTTGCAGGGGCTTCATCCAATTTGTCGAGGGCAAAAGTCAGGTAAGGAATATGTCACATTAGCATATAAAGTAAATTACTTAACAAGCATATAAAGTAAAAGTTACTTAACAATTATATAGTAATATTATATACAAATTCTGTGGATCATTTGGTTCATTGATTTATCTTTCTTATTGAACTAGTGCTCTCATCTCCTGGACCCATGGCAAGAGATGTGGATAGTTTGGCTCTGTGCATGCAGGCACTTCTTTGTGACCACATGTTTTCTTTGGACCCCACTGTTCCACCACTGCCTTTTAATATGGAGGTGTGTCTTGTACTGTAGGATTTGTATCCTCTCTtgataatcatttttttttgcccctcagCCTAAAAGGCCaattttcaactttgtgaacacaatcactcgagaacaatgtgacctaggatgttcaaattcataccataggtgcatctcagtgaccttgagggctctctctctctttctctctcgctgTTTTACAAAGTCATGCACTAAAAGTTTAGTGCTGTTCTAATTCTTCATTTTGATCTAtgtgaggattaaaaaaaaaaacaagatatggCTTGTTGTTGATTTGCTTGCTGTGGATATGTTGGTAAGGCAGAGTTtgttagattttatttaaaaaaaactggctCCATGACCCTAAGCTGAACTATGAAGTTTCCCTAAtcaagagaatttttttttggacagatggTTGCTGTCTACATTAGCCTGACCTCACCTGAATTAAAATGTTGGCATTAACAGTACAGGACTTTTGGCTGTAACCTTAACCTTTACAAATTATTATAAGTTAATTAAAAGGTATCTTATTCTGTTTAATTgactaaaaaatgaaaatgcctcATCTGTAGATATACAGAAGCTCCAAACCTCTAAGGATTGGTTATTTGGAAAACGATGGTTACTCACAACCGTCTCCAAGCATGGCCCGAGGCGTCAGAGAAGTCAAAGCTCTGTTAGAGCAAGCTGGGCACACAGTAAGACAACAACCCACACCTACACTATAGTCACTGACAAATTATGTAAGTGATATGAGCCATATGTCCTTAATGCTGTCATTTGTGTCTTTAGTTGGTCCCTTACCATTTACTGAACATGAATGAAATTGTCCCTGAACTATTGGGAAGGGGTGTATTTGCAGATGGAGCTGCCACCTTGCTACAAAAACTGTGAGTTGTTCTTTATCATAATTCAGTTAATTAATTCTTGTTAAATAATAACTacaggttttcttttcttttcagtgctAAATGATAGCTAATAGCAtgataaactaaaataaagaacCTGCTAAACAACCATACATCACCGTGCTGCCATTGCTTTTATGAGCGCATGTTGTACCGCTTTTTGAATTTATTACAGTAAGTCTCAGTTTTCTGTCtctatttttttgtgttccaataatccCTTTCATTTCAGGAAGGGGGGACCTGTGGACCCTTGTCTAAAGCCTCAGATTTTTTCTTACAATCTCCCTAAGTGGTTGAAGAAAATCATTTCATTCTTGCTCAAGCCCGTGGTGAGATCTCTCATTCTGTTACCGACACATTGGTTTGAAAATGGCAGTTTGACCTGATAAAACACACCGTGATGTGCTAGAATAATGCTGATTTTTGTTTCTTAAtaccattcttttttttttctttttttgcagtttcctcGTGCTTCTGCCAACATTGGTGCTCTTTGCGGAGTTCGGTGAGAGAGTATTATTTACACTAGTCATTTGTGCTTGATTCTTTGTTACAGTTTTGTATAATACATGTGCTAGGAATAATATCAAAACATACTAATTCATTTTCAGATCTGTTCCAGATCTGTGGAAGCAGCATGCTGCTGTTGAGGTACTGTTAGCTTTCAGCTAATGCATTGTCATGAATGAAAGTATAAAGgggaaactgatttttttttttttttttttttttaggactacATTCATGAGACAATAGCACATTGGAGGAGCTGCAACATTGATGTGCTTCTGTGCCCCGTGATTGGACCAGCCTACAACTTCCTTTACTGTGGCAAAGTTGCAAGTATGGTATACTTAGTATGAGAGACAATTTAGTCTTTCTAACTGCCACTTTGTTTCCAGCACATTGTTGTCTATTCATCATCAATAACCTATTTTTCTTATCTGTTGTTTCAGCTGTTCTCAGTTACACAATGCTCTACAATCTCCTCAACTTTCCTGCGGGTGTAGTCACTGTTTCCACAGTGACtgcagaggatgaggaggaactCAAGCATTATAAGGGATGTTATCAGGACATGATCGACAATCTCTTCAAAGAAGTAAGTATCTTGTACCAGTTACGTAGGACTGATGAACACAAGGTGTTATTGAAACTAATTGAGCCCAGGTTTTCATGCAGGAACAGTCTTTCAGGATACACTGATGTAAAGTCTAAATTATAGATACATTTATTATGGCATACTTGTAGATGGGTGCCATGTGGACCTTTCTGTCCTGGGAAATGTAGATCTCATCAGGATGCTCCCTGTTACTCCTCTGTGTGTATGATGACAAGAGCTTGTCATTGGAAGTTAGCCTTCTTATGTTTCCTTAAAATGTTCAGTCATTCCTGTGctttttttaagaaatgtgtGATGACCAAGATAGCTATGTGACACCAGGGAACCTAGAGCTGTTTGCCTGCTTCACTTAAGTTTCACAGATGTCAAAGAATGTAAAGAATGTACAATAATGGGTGACCCACTGATGCTGCCGGAGAAGTCAGTGCCAGACTGATTCTCAGCCAGCCTTTACTTCTTTCCCCCcacattttctgtgtttcaccTACTTCTGTCTAATAAACGTGCATCTAAAAAGTGCCAAAATGGCCATTAATTTAACCCCTTCGGTCACGATGCAGGACttttggtggggaaaaaaagtcacctTCTGCCTACATTATCTATTAAGGTAGGACATGTCAGAAAATtaatattacagtacaatatatagatatagagcATTTAATCttaattctgtgtgtgtgtgtgtgtgtgtgtgtgtgtgtttaagccaGGTTAGAAAGAGTCATTTTGAAGCATGTATTATAATAGTTACATTGAGAAACCACAAGAGGGTAGCAAAGCTTCTGGATATTGTCAAAAAAATGACGACCAAAGCTTGAagattttctttaataaaataccagcagttttttttttggctctttatgaaaaaaaatgtgatgtatAACTCTTCAATATTCACTTCaactatatttattatttatagttCAATAATATAGTTCAATATTTATTTAGCGCAATAAACAGGTGCAATATAATAATCCATTTTGTAATCTATATCTTTATATAGTATATTCTGTCCTCCATTATGTACATATTATTTATACTGTACATTTTGTTTATACAGATGTTTATCATTCTATCTGCTTTACCTCTTaaacttttatatttatatttattttttagtttacCTCTTATACTTTATCTCATTGTATCCTAGCTACTGTTTGTCCTCTGTACAATACCTTTGCTGCTGCTACAATGAATTTCCCCACCGTGGGACTAATGAAGGGATTTCTTATCTTTACTTATCATGACTTGACATTGTACTGAGTACACTGATGGTGGGTATGATTATGAAACAGCAGGCCCTTGAACACAGACATGTTAAAGGCTCATCCATCCTACACAGAACCAAGAACTGAACCAGACCAGACTATTGTGACTCTGATATTTGTAgaggttttgtatttttttttttgttctagtGGTTCTTTCaaatttttatcttttcttaGTGTCCTCGTGGCCAcgcaaatatatacataatataataaatatatgcaGAATCCTGTGGGGGGTCCAGCCACAGAGTGTTAAGTGACaggagtgtgtttttgtgctcagGCAGTGAGTGGAGGCGAGGGTCTGCCTGTGGCGGTGCAGTGTGTTGCCCTGCCGTGGCAGGAGGAACTCTGCCTGCGCTTCATGAAGGAAGTGGAACAACTGGTCAAGCAGAGCAAAATGTAAAGCCTGCTTTCTTTGTCAGTCTCACATGAGAGGCTGCAGACTTCAGAGGTGACATGTTAACTTGAGTATCTCCTGCAAATATAAGCTAAATGTCATAAATTCTGGAGCATTCTCTGCACTACAAATATAATCgtgacatttttttgtcttttgtttgctgaaaattaaataaatgttaactGTGAAAATTACGTTTTgctatgttttttgttttgtcttgctTTCACCATCCATTTCATGTTATACAGCATGAAAAAGCACTATAAGCTTGAAAGAAAATTGGAATCATGTCAACATTAGGCAGAGGCAATGCTATCACGtgtaaaaatgttgaaaattagGATTCTGAATTGGTATTGAAAGTAATACGTCTGCACAGAATACGCCCGTGTTTCTTTGCTCTTAGCTATCTGACATATTGAAATACAATTAATTCTGTATATTCTTCCAAAGTCAAGccagttttatttgtaaaggCCAAAGTCACATGTAAATGTACAAAGGGCTTCACAggcaataaacaaataaatacatttcaaaaatTGAAGTCACTAACTTTAAAACTGAAACtactgtatgtgtgcgtgtttgttcGTGCATCTGTATTTCTTTCTTACTGAGTTAGGTGATGGAGGTGGCTCACATTACATATTTACACAATATTCAAATCTACAAATTACTGGCCCTAAATGATCCTGGTGTTATAATGAAACACACAGGAATTAACTGCATggggcatggtggttagcactgctgcctcatagcTAGAAAGACATCTAGAAATTTATCTATCTAGAAACATCAGAAATTTCCCCTTTGGGGATGAATAAAGTATTCTATCTATCTAGAAGGTCTTGGTTCTATTCCatcttggcccgggcctttctgtgtggtgtttgcatgcTTTCCCCGTGTGtgtgggtactctggtttcctcccacagtccaaagccatgcagttactggggttaggttaattggtcacgctaaattgcccataggtgtgaatggttgtctgcctctctgtgttggccctgcaacaggctgacaacttgtacagggtgtaccctgcctttcgccctacgttagctgggataggctcgagcccccctgcaaccctgaacagggtaagcggaagaggatggaatTAACTGAACTTAAAGTTCTCTCTCTGCTAAATAAGGCAGCCCGGCTGTTTCAACAAGATCACACAGTCCCATCAATTTCTGCTAGAGGAGTTCACCCTTTCATCAAAATATGTTGAGCTTCCTCTCAAACATACATGCAACCGGtgcttttaaataataattttgttaGAGGGTTACTTGCTCAGCTCCTTTTTGACCCTCTAATTTGCGCTGTTGTAGGTAGAAGGTGGTTTGTGCATATAAATTAGTGATGTGTTATTCACCCACAGTACTTTCTACTTCCATTGGAAGATTTTTTGCTTGCGTCTTCACGCTAATTTACCCCCTAAGTTAATGTGTTAACTAATTCATAGACTCAACTCTTGCAAGTAACATGCAAGAAAACACTCCAGCTGAAATATTGTCAGTGGCTGCCAGTTTACATgatgagtaaaaataaaaggtaTTTTGGAGCAGTTTAGACTAAAAAATTACCCAGAACAGTTTCAGAAcactgtattcttttttttttaaatttacgcATGTGTGTGGAAGTGAATACAGCTTCATTGTAAATGCAGTGGAAGAGAGATTTTTGAGAGATGTGAGTTTGCTATTCCAGAAAGTTGTCAGCTGACAAAAATAAGAAAGGTTGATGCAGAATGTAGAGTTtttaacatcccattcttaatccatatgttttaatatgatgtcggcccaacCTTTgaagctataacagcttcaactcttcatCCCAAAGTTGTTCTATCAttttgaggtcaggactctgtgcaggccagtcaagttcttccacaccaaacctggtcatccatgtctttatggtccttgttttgtgcactggtgcacagtcatgttggatccccaaactgctcccacaaatTTGAGAGGATGAAATTGTCctaaatgtcttggtatgctgaaacattatGAGTTCCTTTCACCGGAACTAAGGGGCTAAGCCCaagtcctgaaaaacaaccctacTCCATAATCCTCCCTCcagcaaactttacacttggtacaatgcagtcagacaagtacatTTCTCCAGGCAAcctccaaacccagactcatccattggaaTGCTAGACAGAGAAacatgatttgtcactccagagaacacatctccactgatCTAGAATCCAATAGTATTTTACAtcactgcatctgacgctttgcattgcgcttggtgatgtcaGGCATGGATGCAGCTGCGTGGCCATGGAAACttattccatgaagctctctatgcactgttcttgagctaatctgaaggccacatgaagtttggagggcgagacaaagattgagctattttgTTATAATGACAataggtatgtttggaggagtaaaggtgagggtttcaaacctaagaaaacTGTTCCAtctgtgaagcatggtggtggtagtatcATGGTcgggggctgttttgctgccagtgactACCTTTaaacctccaaattcttcagcCTCGGTTCAAACCAACAGCTAGATAGTGTATTTATAGAGCTGGACAcagttgggtgttccaacagggtaatgatcccaaacaaaaatcaaatctgGTTTTGTAATGGATAAAGTAGGTTGACATAAAACTTCTGGAATGGCTTTcccaaagccctgacctcaCACTTACTAAAAATTTGCAGACTACATTTCAAAGCTGGGCCCATGTCAGGAAACCAGGTCATTTAAATTAACTCACAGGTTGAAACAGATAGTCTGATTAAGTACAATTTGGTTGGTTGCCTACACTCCAGTGATTAAACAGCTCAATCATGCACTGAAGTCCAGAGGGATCAAATTGCAGGTTGAGTGGAAAATGGACTGTGGTCAACTGTGGacaagtcacacacacacacaccacacagtcAGTGTGTTTTAGTTGTTTAACAGAATACAACACCCACCCTAGTCATCTATTTCCTTCGTCTGATCCTGTTTACCACCAAGAGGGTTCTAGGTTCATCGCTTC
Proteins encoded:
- the LOC115778925 gene encoding vitamin D3 hydroxylase-associated protein-like isoform X1, giving the protein MQITQSIEQFITGMKMDNWTAALLTGTACCIGALAVLVKKTNSQRETKEKIERARNRREESLQRAEQHLMTDSAFIVDLSLSELTKKLKEGSLSPEDVLYSYMEKTLAVNKKLNCCTEILLESLDQLKTVGSNKECLLYGVPVSIKENVAFKNHDCSCGVVINLDQPADKDSVLVQVLKKQGAIPFVKTNLPQALLSYDCSNPIYGQTVNPHNPQKTSGGSSGGEGALIGGGGSLLGIGTDIGGSIRIPASFCGICGIKPTAGRLSLQGLHPICRGQKSVLSSPGPMARDVDSLALCMQALLCDHMFSLDPTVPPLPFNMEIYRSSKPLRIGYLENDGYSQPSPSMARGVREVKALLEQAGHTLVPYHLLNMNEIVPELLGRGVFADGAATLLQKLKGGPVDPCLKPQIFSYNLPKWLKKIISFLLKPVFPRASANIGALCGVRSVPDLWKQHAAVEDYIHETIAHWRSCNIDVLLCPVIGPAYNFLYCGKVATVLSYTMLYNLLNFPAGVVTVSTVTAEDEEELKHYKGCYQDMIDNLFKEAVSGGEGLPVAVQCVALPWQEELCLRFMKEVEQLVKQSKM
- the LOC115778925 gene encoding fatty-acid amide hydrolase 1-like isoform X2, whose protein sequence is MTDSAFIVDLSLSELTKKLKEGSLSPEDVLYSYMEKTLAVNKKLNCCTEILLESLDQLKTVGSNKECLLYGVPVSIKENVAFKNHDCSCGVVINLDQPADKDSVLVQVLKKQGAIPFVKTNLPQALLSYDCSNPIYGQTVNPHNPQKTSGGSSGGEGALIGGGGSLLGIGTDIGGSIRIPASFCGICGIKPTAGRLSLQGLHPICRGQKSVLSSPGPMARDVDSLALCMQALLCDHMFSLDPTVPPLPFNMEIYRSSKPLRIGYLENDGYSQPSPSMARGVREVKALLEQAGHTLVPYHLLNMNEIVPELLGRGVFADGAATLLQKLKGGPVDPCLKPQIFSYNLPKWLKKIISFLLKPVFPRASANIGALCGVRSVPDLWKQHAAVEDYIHETIAHWRSCNIDVLLCPVIGPAYNFLYCGKVATVLSYTMLYNLLNFPAGVVTVSTVTAEDEEELKHYKGCYQDMIDNLFKEAVSGGEGLPVAVQCVALPWQEELCLRFMKEVEQLVKQSKM
- the LOC115778925 gene encoding vitamin D3 hydroxylase-associated protein-like isoform X3 produces the protein MQITQSIEQFITGMKMDNWTAALLTGTACCIGALAVLVKKTNSQRETKEKIERARNRREESLQRAEQVVLRYKQSHLMTDSAFIVDLSLSELTKKLKEGSLSPEDVLYSYMEKTLAVNKKLNCCTEILLESLDQLKTVGSNKECLLYGVPVSIKENVAFKNHDCSCGVVINLDQPADKDSVLVQVLKKQGAIPFVKTNLPQALLSYDCSNPIYGQTVNPHNPQKTSGGSSGGEGALIGGGGSLLGIGTDIGGSIRIPASFCGICGIKPTAGRLSLQGLHPICRGQKSVLSSPGPMARDVDSLALCMQALLCDHMFSLDPTVPPLPFNMEIYRSSKPLRIGYLENDGYSQPSPSMARGVREVKALLEQAGHTLVPYHLLNMNEIVPELLGRGVFADGAATLLQKLKGGPVDPCLKPQIFSYNLPKWLKKIISFLLKPVFPRASANIGALCGVRSVPDLWKQHAAVEDYIHETIAHWRSCNIDVLLCPVIGPAYNFLYCGKVATVLSYTMLYNLLNFPAGVVTVSTVTAEDEEELKHYKGCYQDMIDNLFKEAVSGGEGLPVAVQCVALPWQEELCLRFMKEVEQLVKQSKM